The following are encoded in a window of Mycobacterium vicinigordonae genomic DNA:
- a CDS encoding rhomboid family intramembrane serine protease, translated as MSGAIPPKLPSDAPTCYRHPDRQTYVRCTRCERAICGDCMRSAAVGHQCVDCVQAGAASVRDPRTRFGGRERAGAPVVTYVLIALNVLAFVAELAAVTVRYQFCLWPRAIANGEFYRLVTSAFLHLGITHLLLNMLALYFVGPPLEMWLGRLRFVGVYAVSGLGGSVLVYLLSGVDTPTLGASGALFGLFAALFVVAKRLTLDVRWVVTVIALNLAFTFVIPLLSSQQISWQAHVGGLVTGGLLTAAYVYAPRQRRDLVQALATVCAVAVCATLIWWRTAELLAQFAGSTP; from the coding sequence ATGAGTGGCGCAATCCCACCGAAACTGCCCTCCGATGCGCCGACCTGTTATCGGCACCCGGACCGTCAGACCTATGTCCGTTGCACCCGCTGCGAGCGCGCGATCTGCGGCGACTGCATGCGCAGCGCTGCGGTCGGTCACCAGTGCGTGGACTGCGTGCAGGCCGGCGCGGCATCCGTCCGGGACCCGCGGACCCGCTTCGGCGGCCGGGAACGAGCCGGCGCGCCGGTGGTCACCTATGTGCTGATCGCGCTCAACGTGCTGGCATTCGTGGCCGAGTTGGCGGCGGTAACAGTGCGCTACCAGTTCTGCCTGTGGCCGCGGGCTATCGCCAACGGCGAGTTCTACCGGCTGGTCACGTCGGCATTCCTGCACCTCGGCATAACGCATCTGCTGTTGAACATGCTGGCGCTGTACTTTGTGGGTCCGCCGCTGGAGATGTGGTTGGGCCGGCTGCGATTCGTCGGTGTCTACGCGGTGAGCGGGTTGGGCGGCTCGGTGCTGGTCTATCTACTCTCGGGGGTTGACACGCCGACGCTGGGGGCTTCGGGGGCGCTGTTCGGTCTGTTCGCTGCGCTGTTCGTTGTCGCGAAACGTCTGACCCTCGACGTCCGCTGGGTGGTCACCGTCATCGCCTTGAACCTGGCGTTCACGTTCGTCATACCGCTGCTCAGTTCCCAGCAGATCAGCTGGCAGGCCCACGTGGGCGGGTTGGTGACGGGCGGGTTGCTTACCGCGGCCTACGTGTATGCCCCGCGGCAACGACGAGACCTGGTTCAGGCCCTGGCCACGGTGTGCGCCGTGGCGGTGTGCGCGACGTTGATCTGGTGGCGCACGGCGGAGCTACTCGCGCAGTTCGCCGGCTCGACACCGTGA
- a CDS encoding SRPBCC family protein, which translates to MSWWTAHEERTLTEDVPAPPSQVRDYYVDLDNIRLVHPLIVSVRLLDRSETRDGYRVSYQVVDRIPLGPITMKATYRARLHVPVEGDVRTEADQSPGVRLRGTVSFEPIGGGTRVTERIRFAAPRPLAGLTVRQGVKAHVTMLYGIRRHFEMR; encoded by the coding sequence GTGAGCTGGTGGACCGCTCACGAGGAGCGAACGCTAACCGAGGATGTCCCGGCCCCACCGAGCCAGGTCCGGGACTATTACGTCGATCTGGACAACATCAGGCTGGTGCATCCGCTGATCGTGTCGGTGCGGCTGCTCGACCGCAGCGAAACCCGCGACGGATACCGGGTCAGCTATCAGGTGGTGGACCGGATTCCGCTGGGGCCGATCACGATGAAAGCCACCTACCGGGCCAGGCTGCACGTGCCGGTCGAGGGCGACGTGCGCACCGAGGCCGACCAATCGCCGGGAGTGCGCCTGCGCGGGACGGTGAGCTTCGAACCGATCGGCGGCGGCACCCGGGTGACTGAACGGATTCGGTTCGCCGCGCCCCGGCCACTGGCCGGACTCACCGTCCGCCAGGGAGTCAAAGCGCACGTCACGATGCTGTACGGCATCCGGCGACACTTCGAAATGCGGTGA
- a CDS encoding ferredoxin, giving the protein MRVVVDRDRCEGNAICVRITPEVFELDEDEYATVIADPVPPELEDLVVKAIADCPRAALSRTG; this is encoded by the coding sequence ATGCGAGTTGTAGTAGACCGCGATCGCTGCGAAGGCAACGCCATCTGTGTGCGCATCACGCCGGAAGTCTTCGAACTCGACGAGGACGAGTACGCCACGGTGATCGCCGACCCCGTGCCACCGGAGTTGGAGGACCTCGTCGTTAAGGCCATCGCCGACTGTCCGCGCGCCGCGTTGTCCCGCACGGGTTGA
- a CDS encoding SDR family NAD(P)-dependent oxidoreductase, with protein MTCQVAIVTGATGGIGFGCATKLADSGMFVLGTGRDQAKLAELARSNERIATLALDLVDDEAPRRLVDAAVKRWGRIDFLVNAAGIGSPKPLHETDDESLDHFLGLMLRAPFRLVREVLPHLQPGSGIVNITSTFAVVGGMRGGAYSAAKGGLTAMTTHIACQYGAQGIRCNAVAPGVVQTAMTEHRLQDERFRRINIEMTPHQRLGTVDDVASMVAFLCSPSGEFINGQTIVVDGGWSSTKYLSERALNSTWNI; from the coding sequence GTGACCTGCCAGGTAGCTATCGTGACCGGCGCGACGGGTGGTATCGGATTCGGTTGCGCGACAAAGCTTGCCGACTCAGGCATGTTCGTGCTGGGGACGGGGCGCGACCAAGCCAAGCTCGCCGAGCTGGCACGATCGAACGAGCGGATAGCCACCCTTGCGCTCGACCTGGTCGACGACGAGGCGCCGCGCCGGCTCGTCGATGCCGCCGTGAAGCGCTGGGGCAGGATCGATTTCCTGGTCAACGCTGCCGGCATCGGTAGCCCCAAACCTCTGCACGAGACCGACGACGAATCCCTGGATCATTTCCTAGGGTTGATGCTGCGGGCGCCGTTCCGTCTGGTGCGTGAGGTGTTACCGCACCTGCAACCCGGGTCCGGGATCGTCAACATCACCTCGACGTTCGCCGTTGTAGGCGGCATGCGGGGCGGCGCGTACTCCGCGGCCAAGGGCGGGCTGACGGCGATGACCACCCACATTGCCTGCCAGTACGGGGCACAGGGAATACGTTGCAACGCGGTGGCTCCCGGTGTCGTGCAGACGGCCATGACGGAGCATCGGCTGCAAGACGAGCGCTTCCGGCGAATCAACATCGAGATGACGCCGCATCAGAGGTTGGGCACCGTGGACGACGTCGCCAGCATGGTGGCGTTCTTGTGCTCACCCAGTGGCGAATTCATCAACGGCCAGACGATCGTGGTCGACGGCGGTTGGAGTTCGACGAAATATCTGTCCGAGCGCGCGCTGAACTCGACATGGAACATCTGA
- a CDS encoding AMP-binding protein, translated as MAESRKLIGGRLLRWDEERAAHAYSEGLWDDSTLADTLRAAAHDTPGRVTLIDGDYRLTCSQLHHQATVLAHQLLARHPPGKVVSFMLPNWHEAAVIYLASTLAGMIANPILPSLRERELRFILDDVESRVLFIPSIFGRHDYAAMLTRVATELTSPPDVVVLRGDCADGQLPYASLNAPVPTAAPLPRLQPDAVRMILYTSGTTGRPKGVLHTHNSIQALMHQIQDHWFVDPGDVFLVASPIAHIGGSIYAFEAPLLLGTTAVLLDRWNAGDAVRLMQAQRCTHMAGATPFLEQLLVAAERADTRLPDLKLFICGGASVSPSLIRRAATYFESAAVTRVYGSTEVPVTTVGAPADPDRAADTDGRPGLADVRLVDGEVRVRGPQMLVGYLHPEDEETSFDADGYFCTGDLARWVDDEYLLVTGRAKDIIIRNGENISPKEVEDVLATHPGIAEIAVVGLPDERTGERACAVVVAASGGGPDVAELRTFLEAAGVARFKTPEQVVVWDDLPKNDAGKVLKHQIKAALMEADR; from the coding sequence GTGGCTGAGAGCCGGAAGCTGATCGGCGGACGGTTACTCCGCTGGGACGAGGAGCGTGCGGCACACGCTTATTCCGAAGGTCTTTGGGATGACAGCACTTTGGCCGATACGTTGCGCGCGGCGGCACACGACACCCCGGGCCGGGTGACTCTGATCGATGGCGACTATCGCTTGACCTGTTCCCAATTGCACCACCAGGCAACGGTATTGGCGCACCAGCTGCTGGCGCGCCACCCGCCGGGCAAGGTGGTGTCGTTCATGCTGCCCAACTGGCACGAAGCCGCGGTGATCTATCTGGCCAGCACTCTTGCCGGGATGATCGCCAATCCGATTCTGCCGTCATTGCGGGAGCGCGAGCTGCGATTCATCCTCGACGACGTCGAAAGTCGCGTGCTGTTCATCCCGTCGATTTTCGGCCGCCACGACTACGCCGCGATGCTGACCCGGGTCGCGACCGAATTGACCTCGCCACCGGATGTCGTCGTGCTGCGCGGGGATTGCGCTGATGGGCAGCTTCCGTACGCATCGTTGAACGCGCCGGTGCCGACCGCCGCGCCGCTACCCAGACTGCAACCCGACGCTGTCCGCATGATCCTCTACACCTCGGGCACCACCGGCCGGCCCAAGGGCGTACTGCACACCCACAACTCGATTCAGGCGTTGATGCACCAGATTCAGGACCACTGGTTCGTCGACCCGGGCGATGTGTTTTTGGTGGCCTCGCCGATCGCGCACATCGGCGGTTCTATCTACGCATTCGAGGCGCCGCTGTTACTCGGCACCACCGCGGTGCTGCTGGACCGCTGGAACGCCGGCGACGCCGTGCGCCTCATGCAGGCGCAGCGCTGCACGCACATGGCCGGGGCGACGCCCTTTCTGGAGCAGCTACTGGTGGCCGCAGAGCGCGCGGACACGAGACTGCCCGACCTGAAGCTCTTCATCTGTGGCGGCGCATCGGTATCTCCGTCGCTGATCCGCCGTGCCGCAACGTATTTCGAGTCCGCCGCGGTGACGCGGGTCTACGGCTCCACCGAAGTGCCGGTGACGACGGTGGGTGCGCCGGCCGATCCCGACCGCGCCGCCGACACCGATGGCCGCCCGGGGCTGGCCGACGTGCGGCTCGTCGACGGTGAAGTGCGGGTGCGGGGGCCGCAGATGCTGGTCGGCTACCTGCATCCCGAGGATGAGGAAACCTCTTTCGACGCCGACGGGTATTTCTGCACCGGCGATCTGGCGCGCTGGGTCGACGACGAGTACCTCCTGGTCACCGGTCGTGCCAAGGACATCATCATCCGCAACGGCGAGAACATTTCCCCGAAGGAGGTCGAAGACGTGCTGGCCACTCACCCGGGTATCGCGGAGATCGCCGTCGTCGGCCTTCCCGACGAGCGCACCGGGGAGCGGGCCTGTGCGGTCGTGGTGGCGGCGAGTGGCGGTGGCCCGGACGTCGCCGAACTGCGCACCTTTCTGGAGGCCGCGGGCGTTGCGCGCTTCAAGACTCCCGAGCAAGTGGTTGTCTGGGACGACCTGCCGAAGAACGATGCAGGAAAGGTGCTCAAGCATCAGATCAAGGCGGCCCTGATGGAGGCGGACCGGTGA
- a CDS encoding GntR family transcriptional regulator: MSPPPSEAKVVDHRYLQVARTLRKEIVDGVYPVGSQLPTEHELCERFAVSRYTIREALRRLRDDNLVSSRPRTGTLVVPRPSSDSYVQHVMSINDLLEFATGTRFVIESVAMVTIDDDSAARTGLTVGEQWLTVRGFRQADESESPLCRTQYYINRAFAAVGRLLQRHEGPIFPLIEDLFGLSIVEVQQEIDAVLLSAELADGLDVEPASPALQVRRIYRTSDGQVAQVTINTHPASRFRHSMTMRRVRG, encoded by the coding sequence TTGTCTCCCCCACCGTCGGAAGCCAAGGTAGTCGACCACCGCTATCTGCAGGTGGCGCGCACCCTGCGCAAGGAAATCGTGGACGGGGTTTATCCGGTCGGGTCGCAACTGCCGACCGAACACGAGCTGTGCGAGCGATTTGCGGTGAGCCGCTACACGATTCGGGAAGCTCTGCGACGGCTTCGCGACGACAACCTGGTGTCGTCGCGGCCTAGGACCGGCACACTGGTGGTGCCGCGACCGTCGTCGGATTCCTATGTTCAGCATGTGATGTCGATCAACGATCTGCTGGAGTTCGCCACCGGCACCCGGTTCGTCATCGAGTCGGTCGCGATGGTCACCATCGACGACGACTCGGCCGCGCGCACCGGGTTGACCGTGGGCGAACAATGGCTGACGGTGCGCGGCTTCCGCCAGGCCGACGAGTCAGAGTCGCCGCTGTGCCGCACCCAGTACTACATCAACCGCGCGTTCGCGGCTGTCGGCAGATTGCTGCAACGCCACGAGGGCCCGATCTTTCCGCTGATCGAGGACCTGTTCGGGCTCAGTATCGTCGAAGTGCAGCAGGAGATCGACGCGGTGCTGCTGTCGGCGGAACTGGCCGACGGCCTGGATGTGGAGCCAGCCAGCCCCGCGCTGCAGGTGCGGCGCATTTATCGCACCTCCGATGGCCAGGTCGCACAGGTGACCATCAACACTCACCCCGCATCCCGGTTCCGGCATTCGATGACGATGCGACGCGTACGTGGCTGA
- a CDS encoding SMP-30/gluconolactonase/LRE family protein: MVQPVIAGTGSWQFNGQPGRYPAAYSPAVADGWSLTRLTAPSRLFGANGIRTGPDGRVYIAQVTGSQISALDIETGLIETVSAKGGDIIAPDDVAFDTDGNLYATEVMDGRVSVRDTAGRTRVIRDDLPSANGITLHQGRLFIGECRAGGRLMELDRGGGLPRVLLENVPMPNAMEVGPDGLLYFPVMGANEIWRIDPEGGAVERVVGDLGVPDSVKFDTEGHIVSTQAHSGQVLRINPRTGGRTVLANLDPGLDNCTFAGDRLLVSNFTGEITEVLGGGEHRTVLRGGLNWPLDLTVGPDGNLYIADGTFFYTLLPDGTLRTVGMLFSPGYPGFLRGLTATGPGEFFVTTSNGEVARYRPADNESKILATGFDQLYGVAVGPSGAAYVAELGAGRVLGIRAGQVEVLASNLDDPVGVTLDHDGTCLVSETGRVRSLDGSVAFDGLHRPQGLLVRGRELYVVDTGAKEVVAFDLDSGARTTIAADLPLGAPPGISPKPLRGMPPFSGPQGPFAGIAAGPDGTLYISADGDGTLLALCRES; encoded by the coding sequence ATCGTCCAACCGGTGATAGCCGGAACCGGATCGTGGCAATTCAATGGCCAGCCTGGCCGCTACCCCGCCGCGTACTCGCCGGCCGTGGCCGACGGCTGGAGCCTGACCCGGCTCACCGCGCCCAGCCGACTGTTTGGCGCCAACGGCATCCGCACCGGTCCGGACGGCCGGGTCTACATCGCTCAGGTGACCGGTAGCCAGATCAGCGCGCTCGACATCGAGACCGGCCTGATCGAGACGGTCAGCGCCAAGGGCGGCGACATCATCGCGCCCGACGACGTCGCTTTCGACACCGACGGCAACCTCTACGCCACCGAGGTGATGGATGGGCGCGTCAGCGTACGCGACACGGCCGGCCGCACCCGCGTCATTCGCGACGACCTGCCGTCGGCCAACGGCATCACCTTGCACCAGGGCAGGCTGTTCATTGGCGAGTGCCGCGCGGGCGGGCGGCTGATGGAGCTCGACCGCGGCGGTGGCCTGCCGCGGGTGTTGCTGGAGAACGTGCCGATGCCCAACGCCATGGAGGTCGGCCCGGACGGGTTGCTGTACTTCCCGGTGATGGGCGCCAACGAAATCTGGCGCATCGACCCCGAAGGCGGCGCGGTCGAACGCGTCGTCGGCGACCTCGGCGTCCCGGACTCGGTGAAGTTCGACACCGAGGGCCACATCGTCTCCACCCAGGCACATAGCGGTCAGGTGCTGCGCATCAATCCGCGCACCGGCGGGCGCACCGTACTGGCGAATCTGGATCCGGGTCTGGACAACTGCACGTTCGCGGGCGACCGGCTGCTCGTCTCGAACTTCACCGGCGAGATCACCGAAGTCCTCGGCGGCGGTGAGCATCGCACAGTACTCCGAGGCGGACTCAACTGGCCGCTGGACCTGACCGTCGGCCCTGACGGCAACCTCTACATCGCGGACGGCACCTTCTTCTACACGCTGCTTCCCGACGGCACGCTGCGCACGGTCGGCATGCTGTTCAGCCCTGGCTATCCGGGGTTCTTACGTGGGCTGACCGCCACCGGCCCCGGCGAGTTCTTCGTCACCACTTCCAACGGCGAGGTTGCCCGCTACCGGCCTGCCGACAACGAAAGCAAAATCCTAGCAACAGGTTTCGACCAGCTCTATGGTGTCGCGGTAGGCCCCAGCGGCGCGGCGTACGTGGCCGAACTCGGCGCCGGTCGGGTGTTGGGGATCCGCGCCGGTCAGGTCGAGGTGTTGGCATCCAATCTGGATGATCCGGTCGGCGTTACCCTCGATCACGACGGAACGTGCCTCGTGTCGGAGACCGGCCGAGTCCGCAGTCTCGACGGCAGCGTGGCGTTCGACGGGCTGCACCGACCGCAGGGCCTGTTGGTGCGGGGCCGTGAGCTTTACGTCGTCGACACCGGCGCAAAGGAAGTCGTCGCCTTCGACCTGGACAGCGGCGCACGTACCACCATCGCCGCGGACCTGCCGCTGGGCGCCCCGCCCGGCATCTCCCCCAAACCACTGCGCGGTATGCCACCGTTCTCCGGACCGCAGGGACCCTTCGCCGGTATCGCAGCCGGACCCGACGGCACGCTGTACATCTCGGCCGATGGCGACGGCACCCTGCTGGCCTTGTGCCGGGAATCCTGA
- a CDS encoding SDR family NAD(P)-dependent oxidoreductase: MIRDQLGLAGRVVVVAGAAGGGIGTTVTRMIAEAGATVIGVSRGRDNLDVHLGPLMDEGLPVVPVAADVSTDEGVAAAIEAARRADGELHGLVNVAGGADPSTWMPSTRVTRNDWRELFTRNLETMFFTSQAVAAELKSRRRPGSIVSISSISGMNTAPFHIAYGTAKAAIVAVTRTMAAELACDEESVGAIRVNAVAPGVTETPASRTYTDDDPQRDRRAIAMGRRGRPAEIAGAILFLLSDLSSYITGQTLLVDGGLNLKWGHLGADNTSLFLKDESFRAAITRWDEKKVESDG; encoded by the coding sequence ATGATCCGAGATCAGTTGGGGCTTGCCGGCCGGGTCGTCGTAGTCGCCGGCGCGGCGGGTGGCGGCATCGGAACCACCGTGACCAGGATGATCGCCGAGGCCGGTGCGACGGTGATCGGCGTGAGCCGCGGCCGGGACAACCTGGACGTGCACCTGGGCCCCTTGATGGATGAAGGGCTGCCGGTGGTGCCGGTGGCCGCCGACGTGTCCACCGACGAGGGCGTGGCGGCGGCCATCGAGGCGGCGCGACGCGCGGACGGCGAACTGCATGGTCTGGTCAACGTCGCTGGCGGCGCGGACCCATCGACGTGGATGCCGTCGACCCGGGTGACCCGCAACGACTGGCGCGAACTATTCACCCGCAACCTCGAGACAATGTTCTTCACCAGCCAGGCCGTCGCCGCGGAACTGAAAAGCCGGCGCCGCCCTGGGTCGATCGTGTCGATCTCGTCGATCAGCGGGATGAACACCGCACCGTTCCATATCGCCTATGGCACAGCCAAAGCCGCGATCGTGGCGGTGACGCGCACCATGGCGGCCGAACTGGCCTGTGACGAAGAGAGTGTCGGGGCCATCAGGGTCAACGCGGTGGCGCCCGGCGTCACCGAGACACCGGCGTCGCGCACCTATACCGACGACGACCCGCAACGGGACCGCCGGGCCATCGCGATGGGCCGACGCGGCCGCCCGGCGGAAATCGCTGGAGCGATCCTGTTCTTGCTGTCGGATTTGTCCAGTTACATCACCGGGCAGACGCTGCTGGTGGACGGTGGTCTAAACCTCAAATGGGGACACCTGGGTGCCGACAACACCTCGCTGTTCCTCAAAGACGAGTCCTTCCGGGCGGCGATCACGCGGTGGGACGAGAAGAAGGTGGAGAGCGATGGATGA
- a CDS encoding aromatic ring-hydroxylating oxygenase subunit alpha, translating into MDDDLSAPVTIGVDAYICQDYARAERDKLWRKVWQQVGRVEDLPKPGSYLTYDILDDSILVVRTGPDSFKAHHNVCVHRGRRLVDTPAGAKSACGHKKSFVCGFHGWTYDQDGNCIHIPEREDWQGALTPENTHLGMVNVDTWGGWIWINMDPAAEPLRDYLEPAATMLDPFNLADMRCKWRKWLHFQCNWKVAMEAFNETYHVATTHPQFNKFGNFRGWAAAQGKHSNIGYDAPKDLAETKSKIRLGTGADPRLSTAEMQLYTLEETNATTTKTLVDAALRLVDELPQDAPADQVLSHWLSSARRDDEARGVIWPTIDPEHLANSGTAWQIFPNFQIGQGLTTALCYSARPHGYHPDECIFEASCYELYPKGEEPQTEWVYAPPDDPNWRSVLPQDFSNMAAVQQGMKSLGFRGPKPNPYMERSTANLHRNLAKYMGTGAPQHLATETEMKR; encoded by the coding sequence ATGGATGACGATCTGAGCGCCCCGGTCACGATCGGGGTGGATGCCTACATCTGTCAGGACTACGCCCGCGCCGAACGAGACAAGCTGTGGCGCAAGGTGTGGCAGCAGGTGGGCCGCGTCGAAGACCTGCCCAAGCCGGGCAGCTATCTGACCTATGACATTCTCGACGACTCGATCCTGGTGGTGCGCACCGGACCCGACAGTTTCAAGGCCCACCACAATGTCTGCGTGCACCGCGGCCGCCGGCTGGTCGACACCCCTGCCGGCGCGAAGAGCGCTTGCGGGCACAAGAAGTCGTTCGTGTGCGGCTTTCATGGCTGGACGTATGACCAGGACGGCAACTGCATCCACATCCCCGAGCGAGAAGACTGGCAGGGCGCATTAACTCCGGAGAATACCCATCTGGGGATGGTCAACGTCGACACCTGGGGCGGGTGGATCTGGATCAACATGGACCCGGCGGCCGAACCGCTGCGCGATTACCTCGAACCCGCAGCCACCATGCTCGACCCATTCAATCTCGCCGACATGCGCTGCAAGTGGCGAAAGTGGCTGCATTTCCAATGTAATTGGAAGGTAGCGATGGAGGCGTTCAACGAGACCTACCACGTAGCTACCACACATCCGCAGTTCAACAAGTTCGGCAACTTCCGCGGCTGGGCCGCAGCTCAGGGCAAGCACAGCAACATCGGCTACGACGCGCCGAAGGACCTGGCCGAGACCAAGTCCAAGATCCGGCTGGGCACCGGCGCCGACCCACGGTTGTCGACGGCCGAAATGCAGCTCTACACGCTCGAAGAAACCAACGCCACCACCACCAAGACGCTGGTAGACGCCGCGCTGCGGCTGGTCGACGAGCTGCCGCAGGACGCACCTGCCGACCAGGTGCTCAGCCACTGGCTCAGCTCGGCCCGCCGTGACGACGAAGCCCGTGGAGTGATCTGGCCGACCATCGACCCCGAACACCTCGCCAACAGCGGAACCGCATGGCAGATCTTCCCGAACTTCCAGATCGGGCAGGGCCTGACCACCGCGCTGTGCTACAGCGCCCGCCCGCACGGCTACCACCCCGACGAATGCATCTTCGAAGCATCCTGCTACGAGCTGTACCCCAAAGGCGAAGAGCCGCAGACTGAATGGGTGTACGCGCCGCCGGACGACCCGAACTGGCGCAGTGTCCTGCCGCAAGATTTCTCGAACATGGCCGCCGTGCAACAGGGCATGAAATCGCTGGGCTTTCGCGGCCCTAAACCCAATCCCTACATGGAGCGCAGCACCGCCAACCTGCACCGCAACCTCGCAAAGTACATGGGGACCGGAGCCCCGCAGCATCTAGCAACAGAGACGGAGATGAAGCGATGA
- a CDS encoding LLM class flavin-dependent oxidoreductase — protein sequence MKVNLGFGAHNSHDWERVLAEDFSHPPATPDWECVQSTLAIAEVAEPLGFDGIWMPEHCGTPYGMTPNPIQALSYFAGRTERVSLGTFVVVAPWWHPVRLAHQIAYLDILSNGRYDTIGIGRGVSKGEFDAVGVPREESRQRFNETLDILQLAFSGERFAYDGEIFKVPEMSLRPEPRSRDLFSRIYSSSSTAESLEILSRRGMVPLFVGNKPIEDAGREVQKVNTFRQEEGLPPCQPKNVMFMYCTPDADDAAKSEEWIYTANRDVTVHYGFADASNFKGVKGYEAYAAREATATAVLASSVTHDAKGAPKTPGYHASNLLIGTPEEIFTRIKAAQEACSFSEMTIVPQFGTMPYDEAMASTRLFAQEVLPAVHEMAAPLHQAALPQNALA from the coding sequence ATGAAGGTCAATCTCGGGTTCGGAGCGCACAATTCACACGACTGGGAACGGGTTCTCGCCGAAGACTTCAGCCATCCGCCGGCCACCCCGGACTGGGAATGCGTGCAGAGCACGCTGGCGATCGCCGAGGTGGCCGAACCCTTGGGGTTCGACGGCATCTGGATGCCCGAGCACTGCGGAACCCCGTATGGAATGACGCCCAACCCGATTCAGGCGCTCAGCTACTTCGCCGGACGCACCGAACGAGTAAGCCTGGGCACCTTCGTCGTCGTCGCACCTTGGTGGCACCCGGTGCGGCTTGCCCACCAGATCGCCTACCTCGACATCCTCTCCAACGGCCGCTACGACACCATCGGCATCGGCCGGGGAGTGTCCAAAGGTGAGTTCGACGCCGTCGGCGTGCCGCGGGAGGAGAGCCGGCAGCGGTTCAACGAAACGCTCGATATCCTGCAACTCGCCTTCTCCGGCGAACGATTCGCCTACGACGGGGAAATCTTCAAAGTGCCGGAGATGTCACTGCGGCCCGAACCGCGAAGCCGCGACCTGTTTTCCCGCATTTACAGTTCATCCTCGACCGCAGAGTCGCTGGAGATTCTGTCGCGGCGCGGCATGGTCCCGCTGTTCGTGGGTAACAAGCCGATCGAGGACGCGGGGCGGGAAGTGCAGAAGGTCAACACCTTCCGCCAGGAAGAGGGTCTACCGCCGTGTCAGCCGAAGAACGTGATGTTCATGTACTGCACCCCCGACGCCGATGATGCGGCGAAGTCCGAGGAGTGGATCTACACGGCCAACCGCGACGTCACCGTCCACTACGGTTTCGCCGATGCCTCGAACTTCAAGGGCGTCAAAGGGTATGAGGCCTATGCGGCCCGGGAGGCTACCGCGACCGCGGTGCTGGCCTCGTCGGTCACCCATGACGCGAAGGGCGCGCCGAAGACGCCCGGCTACCACGCCTCCAACCTGCTGATCGGAACACCCGAGGAGATCTTCACCCGGATCAAGGCGGCGCAAGAAGCGTGCTCGTTCTCGGAGATGACGATCGTGCCGCAGTTCGGCACCATGCCCTACGACGAGGCGATGGCCAGCACCCGTCTGTTCGCCCAAGAGGTGCTGCCCGCTGTGCACGAGATGGCGGCGCCGCTACACCAGGCGGCGCTGCCGCAGAACGCACTAGCATGA